TGCTAAAACAAATGATATAGCAATGTTTTCTTTTATAAAATAATTTAATCCAAGCGTTAGGTTACCTTGAAAACCAGAAGACTTTATTGGATTTGAAAGAGAGCCTGTTTCAGCATTTATATACCCACCACCTAACTCACCATAAATTTTAAATCGTTTCCCTAAATTAAAAAAATAGTATCTAAGAAAAACACCACCCATAATAGTTTTATCTTCTTGCTTGTCTTCTCCTTCAATTTCTAATTCTCCAAATGTATACGCTAAATCTAATCCTAGAGCTAAATCATCTGCTATAAAATAACCCGCTTTTGGATTTATAGTATAAGTCGAAGACTTAGTTCCACTGCGGTTCTCAGAATCACTTTGAGACTTAAAGCTGACCACTCCTTCCAACAGGATGTCATTTTTTAAAAGATAATACCCCGTTTCACTTGAATCGCTCTGAGCATAAAAGCTAGTAACCATTAATGATAAAATTGCAAAAACCCCAAATTGTTTTTTCATATTAAATGCTATAATTATTTATTGTAATTTAAATAATAGCACAAAAAAACCCGAAGTGATGACTTCGGTTTTTTTGTGCTCAAATTGTTTAATTATTATTTTTGTTGTTCATATTCTGCATCCCAAGCGTTTCCATCGTCTCCTTTTTGACCATCCATTTTGATCATAAAGTTTTTTGCTGGAAAATAAGGTTTCATATGTACATCTAGAAAAATACGATCTTTCTGATTATGATCTTGTTCAAAACGCTTAATAGAAAAATCTTCTATTAATTTATCTGGTCCTGTAATATTGTCTAAAAACTTAACGATTTGCCCCATTAATTCTTTTCTTGTCTTAGCATTAAAGTTTTCAAAAGCACGACGGTTTAAGAAATCCATTAGTACTTTAGTTACATAGTCAAAAACACGAACTACAGAATAGGTTTGTAAACCTAAGTTATCTCCATTAAATAACGTTTTAGCAGAGAATGCCATTACTTTACCATACTCGTTAACCATTGGTACTAAACCAAGTTTTTCAAGTTGAGCAATTTCACTCTTCTTTAAATCAAAACGTACACCATCAATTTCGTTAATACCTCCAAACTTCTTACCTGCAGTCACTTGAGACATTAATGTATTGTATATTTTACCTGCTAAAGCACCTGCTGGTGGTATAAACAAATCATCTTCCTCTCCTACTTCATCAACTTTACCTCTTCCAACTAACCAGTTACAAGACATAATTACATTAGAACGGTATTTGTCTCCTCCTGTTAAGTTTGCAGATTCAAACATTTCCATTACATCATCTGGCTCATCTAAATGCGCAAAATCGGTAACTAACATCACTTTATTATCATAGGCTATTTTTGCCCACTTCTCTACTACTTTATTTGATCCTAAGTAACCAGGTATAACAAGTAAACCATAGTTATCTCTTAAATCTAAACGGTCATAAGCACCATTTAATTCCTCAGAAATCGCATCTATAAATCTAGTATTATCTAAATCCTTAACTTGCTCTAACTCTGCATTAACAATAGATATGTTTTTAAGCTTATCTGCTTCAGTATTTTTGTAGAAAAGCGCCATAGATCTATAAGACTTCTCTAACTCACGAGTTGCGTTTATTGCTCTACCTAAATTCTTTTTTAAAGAGACATCAGCTTCTTGAGATAGCTGTTGAGACGTTTCCACCATGTCTGAGATATCCTCAGATCCTGATAAAACAGAAGACCACATTTCTAACACTTTTTTTAATGTCTCACGCTCATCTTTTTTAGCGTTTTCCGTTAAAAAAATCTTTTTTCTCGCCTTACGCTCAGGATTCATATTTTGAACGCCTTCAACGCAAGCTTCCATTAAATCAAAACCACCGTATTTTGCTAGTTTTTCATTATTTTCTTTTAAATATTCTGAAGGATTTTCAACTGGCTGAAATCCTTGTGCTTGATTTTGAGATGTTGACATGTTTATTTATTTTCTTCTATTTCTGTTAATAAAGCTCTTATAGATTCTAATAAAGCTTGTTTTGCTTCTGGATTTTCTAATGCCGTTTTAAGGATTTTATTTGTTTTCAATTGTTTAGCAATTTTAACATACTGATCTTTTTCAGTACTTAAATCCTTTAAAAATTTACTTTGTTTTGTAATTCCTATAGCACCATAATCTCCAAGGTTACTAAATTTTAAATTTTCTTTTTTATTAACGCCATCAGAATCTTCAAATTCAACATCTACATTTGGCTTGTAATGTTCAAAAACATCATCAACCGTTTTTAATCCCTTTACAACCTCAGGTTTGATTGGTTGATCTTGTGTTAATTTCTCTACAAATAACGTCCTATTTTGAGGAATATCCTGAATAGCTTCTGCTGCATCAGATTTTACTTCGTTACCTCCTATTCCGTAAGTATCACTCATTTTCTTAAATTCAAATTAGATTAATAATTGTGTTAAATATAAAACTATTTTTTTTATTCGTTACCCTATTTATTAGATATATCCCATGTTAAAGCTCCTTTTTTATCTATATCTAATTTTATAGTTGCTCCTTTGGTTAATTCTCCTGATATTATTTTCTTGGAAAGTGGCGACCTCAAGTCTTTTCTAATTACACCACGTAATGGTCTTGCTCCGTATTTTGGTGTAAATCCTTTTTTAGCAAGGTGGGTTATTGCTTTCTCTGATAAATGTAAGGACATTTCTTGTTTTTCTAACGCTTTGTGAAGGTCTTTTAATTGGATTCTAAATATTTTAGTAATAAAATCTTCCATGATCGGAGAGAAAGGAATAATCTCTGTTAATCGTCCTAAAAATTCCGGTCTAAAATGTTTACCCATCATTTCTAATAAATCATTCGATTTTGGGATATCTCCATTATTAAAAGACTCTACAATATGGTCACTTCCTATGTTTGAAGTAAATAATATCACTGCATTAGAAAAATCTCCTTCTTTTCCTAAACGGTCATGTAGCTTTCCTTCGTCTAATATTTGTAAAAAGATATCAAATACGGAAGGGTGTGCTTTTTCTATTTCATCAAATAAAACAATGGAATATGGCTTTTGTCTTATTTTATTAACCAATAAACCACCTTCTTCATACCCTACGTATCCCGGAGGTGCTCCATATAATAATGCTGCAGAATGTTCCTCTTTAAATTCTGACATATCAAATCGAATAATTGATGTTTCAGTTTGAAATAAAAATTCTGCTAAGGCCTTCGCTAATTCTGTTTTCCCTGTACCTGTTGGTCCTGAGAAAAAGAAAGACCCGATAGGCAGTCCTGGCTTACTTAAACCTGATCTAGATTCTAAAACAGCCTCGGTAATTACTTGCACCGCATGGTCTTGACCAATCACACGTTTTTTAAGCTGATCTTCCATGTTTAACAAACGATCTTTCTCATCTGCTTGAAGTTTACCTGTCGGAATTCCAGTTTTATTAGCAATCGTTAAAGCGATATCATTTTTAGTAACCTCCTTTTTCTCTTTTGAAGCAACTTTTAATAGCTTTTTCAAAATTGAATTCAATTCTTTAAACCCTTTTGCCGATGTCGTGATATGTTCCAGTTGATTTTCTTCTTCCAACTCGGTAAATAAAAGATAACTTAACTTATCTTTCATTTGCGTGTACATCCATTTTATTTCACTGAGAGCTTCTTCTGTTGGACGCTTTTCTTCTTTTAAATCTGCTACACGTTGTTCTAATAACTCTATTTCTGCAACAGAAGTTTCAATCATAAACTTTGCTGCGGACATTGTGCGATCTATCAAATCTATGGCAGAATCAGGTAAGCTACGTTCTTTATTATAACGCTGTGCTAAACGTATCGCTTCTGCAATAGTTTCATTATCAATAGTTAAATCATGATGGTCTGTATAATAAGATATAGTATTCTCTATCATTCTAAGCGCTTCGATAGGAGAAGGCTCTTCTAACGTAATTGTTTCAAATTGTCGAGACAATCCTTCATCAATTTCGATATGTTTTCTAAACGCATCATTTGTTGCTGTCGCGATTATGGTTATTTCACCTTTAACTAATTCAGACTTTAAAATATTAACTAAACCTTGGTTACCATTTGTCTTATCGGTAATTGTATTAAGCTCATCAATTAATAAAATAGCTTTATCATGCTTCTTAACGTCTTCCAGCACTTTTTTTAATCGGTCTTCAATCTCTCCTTTATATCCTGCTCCAGAAACCAAACTTATAAAGTCTAATTCAAAAATTTTAGCATCTTTTAATTGCTCCGGAATATTATCATTTAAAGTCGTGTAGGTCAACCCATTTAACATAACAGTTTTACCGACCCCTGGTTCTCCTAAAATAATAACATTCGGTTTTGAGCGTCTTCCTAGGATTTCTGTTATCATTTTTATCTCAGAATCTCTTCCTGAAATAATTTCAAGCTCACTATTGTTAGCTAATTCTGTTTTATTAATGGTGTAATCAATACCATTTTTTGCTTCAGTATTTATACCAGTAGTCCCTTTTCCTCCAACGCTACTAGCAGAACCATTTGACGACTTTACACTCGAGTTTTTAATAATATCATCT
This portion of the Olleya sp. Bg11-27 genome encodes:
- a CDS encoding outer membrane beta-barrel protein; the protein is MKKQFGVFAILSLMVTSFYAQSDSSETGYYLLKNDILLEGVVSFKSQSDSENRSGTKSSTYTINPKAGYFIADDLALGLDLAYTFGELEIEGEDKQEDKTIMGGVFLRYYFFNLGKRFKIYGELGGGYINAETGSLSNPIKSSGFQGNLTLGLNYFIKENIAISFVLADLIKYKTITYEERFFDGFQLSDEETVDTLNADLNVFNNFFGGARFGVMFKF
- a CDS encoding DUF5458 family protein: MSTSQNQAQGFQPVENPSEYLKENNEKLAKYGGFDLMEACVEGVQNMNPERKARKKIFLTENAKKDERETLKKVLEMWSSVLSGSEDISDMVETSQQLSQEADVSLKKNLGRAINATRELEKSYRSMALFYKNTEADKLKNISIVNAELEQVKDLDNTRFIDAISEELNGAYDRLDLRDNYGLLVIPGYLGSNKVVEKWAKIAYDNKVMLVTDFAHLDEPDDVMEMFESANLTGGDKYRSNVIMSCNWLVGRGKVDEVGEEDDLFIPPAGALAGKIYNTLMSQVTAGKKFGGINEIDGVRFDLKKSEIAQLEKLGLVPMVNEYGKVMAFSAKTLFNGDNLGLQTYSVVRVFDYVTKVLMDFLNRRAFENFNAKTRKELMGQIVKFLDNITGPDKLIEDFSIKRFEQDHNQKDRIFLDVHMKPYFPAKNFMIKMDGQKGDDGNAWDAEYEQQK
- a CDS encoding ATP-dependent Clp protease ATP-binding subunit; this translates as MEYTLDEALNKAIHISQSIAREYSHKEYSSAHLLKALLHRDIGMLKYLESIGIDAYYIEEWAEVRLESFPKTNKVPEKPNHDAFVEAVFNEAESVKLKLGVEEVNVHSVLAALATPGVGFSFEQLKTFPLQADDIIKNSSVKSSNGSASSVGGKGTTGINTEAKNGIDYTINKTELANNSELEIISGRDSEIKMITEILGRRSKPNVIILGEPGVGKTVMLNGLTYTTLNDNIPEQLKDAKIFELDFISLVSGAGYKGEIEDRLKKVLEDVKKHDKAILLIDELNTITDKTNGNQGLVNILKSELVKGEITIIATATNDAFRKHIEIDEGLSRQFETITLEEPSPIEALRMIENTISYYTDHHDLTIDNETIAEAIRLAQRYNKERSLPDSAIDLIDRTMSAAKFMIETSVAEIELLEQRVADLKEEKRPTEEALSEIKWMYTQMKDKLSYLLFTELEEENQLEHITTSAKGFKELNSILKKLLKVASKEKKEVTKNDIALTIANKTGIPTGKLQADEKDRLLNMEDQLKKRVIGQDHAVQVITEAVLESRSGLSKPGLPIGSFFFSGPTGTGKTELAKALAEFLFQTETSIIRFDMSEFKEEHSAALLYGAPPGYVGYEEGGLLVNKIRQKPYSIVLFDEIEKAHPSVFDIFLQILDEGKLHDRLGKEGDFSNAVILFTSNIGSDHIVESFNNGDIPKSNDLLEMMGKHFRPEFLGRLTEIIPFSPIMEDFITKIFRIQLKDLHKALEKQEMSLHLSEKAITHLAKKGFTPKYGARPLRGVIRKDLRSPLSKKIISGELTKGATIKLDIDKKGALTWDISNK